One region of Drosophila kikkawai strain 14028-0561.14 chromosome 2R, DkikHiC1v2, whole genome shotgun sequence genomic DNA includes:
- the LOC108072129 gene encoding rho GTPase-activating protein gacF produces MLGKVRNGIIVIYVAIGLFYILANINGSSTYMRPKRQMWSMDHHPAIVLYRQHPNAMRKFYWYNSRTPIMVGKMRLKNYMRSMQMLPRYAMLSPVQYHDTFGNSKRSVFRDLNNMHGFKTTSTTPATTMDYVAAQPNPSMLFSTGPIHRPVEYIAPVIVNPFVPLTAKTPSAERLIGVTNRWNHSRYSSESWNNKCPERIMNTAAGTTEDCFRSSPPDFAKDQYTAHSMPVSELPVTTTNLPFFNYVAHTFFTLDDVILPRSKPGKPSVKDTNEFRPKPAVFTTDITKELVTERFQRTTHAIPTTITTTETAWLPVKPTFMNTEYISSSSFFSPTIPTTTTTPAPSTTTTIVKTEAKVFEAPTIWTTAQPIRNNYSAPNVSTESYKQRLKSLKATKNFSSNIETKLKLLKLHLKNLVSTKETSKFIQNVTTSAVIDSNSTISDNTTTPTPTPATSRRNANRKLRKVRILSSTKKTPVQILRNSTNSNKSKMEHKKPKRMFERRKLFNSTVAPEILKNASADDIDLVNKFKRRTTVSSRKQLNVAESPSVRNSTKILSHTIAKSRADGIQEEKSASALVTESAIMTISSGNIKLRQPNIKVKSKQHSTRKNINLENDNFIPSLPIEVYFKKVNQQ; encoded by the exons ATGCTGGGGAAAGTGAGAAACGGAATTATTGTCATTTACGTGGCTATAG gacttttttatatattggcCAATATAAACGGATCTTCAACCTACATGAGACCCAAGCGACAG ATGTGGTCTATGGATCACCACCCAGCCATTGTTTTATATAGGCAACACCCGAATGCGATGCGAAAATTCTATTGGTACAATTCAAGGACACCAATAATGGTGGGAAAAATGCGACTTAAAAACTATATGcgtagtatgcaaatgttgcCACGATATGCAATGCTCTCGCCTGTTCAGTATCACGATACTTTTGGGAATTCGAAAAg AAGCGTCTTCAGAGATTTAAACAATATGCATGGATTTAAAACCACATCAACAACGCCTGCAACAACCATGGATTACGTTGCAGCTCAACCGAATCCTTCAATGCTGTTTAGTACAGGTCCGATTCACCGCCCTGTGGAATATATAGCCCCCGTAATTGTGAATCCATTCGTACCCCTAACGGCTAAAACACCTAGTGCTGAGCGTCTTATAGGAGTTACCAATAGGTGGAATCATTCACGCTACTCCAGCGAAAGTTGGAACAACAAGTGCCCAGAACGAATAATGAACACAGCCGCCGGAACTACCGAAGACTGCTTTAGAAGCTCTCCTCCGGACTTTGCTAAAGATCAATATACTGCTCATAGCATGCCAGTCAGTGAATTGCCAGTCACAACAACTAATTTAccgttttttaattatgttgCGCATACCTTTTTTACGCTTGACGATGTCATTCTGCCCCGTTCGAAGCCAGGAAAACCTTCCGTGAAAGACACCAACGAATTTCGACCAAAACCAGCAGTTTTCACAACCGATATTACAAAAGAGCTCGTTACTGAGCGCTTCCAGCGTACAACGCACGCAATACCAACAACAATTACCACGACAGAAactgcatggctaccagtcaAACCCACATTTATGAACACGGAGTACATAAGCAGTTCTAGTTTCTTTAGTCCAACAATtccgacaacaacaactacaccAGCGccttcaacaacaacaacaatcgtTAAAACTGAAGCGAAAGTTTTTGAAGCCCCTACAATTTGGACAACAGCTCAACCtataagaaataattattCAGCTCCAAATGTTTCAACGGAGTCATATAAGCAAAgattaaaatcattaaaggCTACGAAAAACTTTTCTTCAAATATTGAAACTAAACTCAAATTGCTAAAACTTCACTTGAAAAACCTTGTCTCCACAAAGGAAACGTCAAAGTTCATTCAAAACGTAACGACGTCAGCTGTTATCGATAGTAACAGTACAATAAGCGATAACACAACAACCCCGACCCCGACACCCGCGACGAGTAGAAGAAATGCCAAtcgaaaattaagaaaagtcaGGATTTTATCATCAACTAAAAAAACTCCAGTTCAGATATTACGAAACTCTACAAATTCCAATAAATCCAAAATGGAGCAtaagaaaccaaaaagaatgTTCGAAAGACGAAAACTCTTCAATTCTACTGTTGCCccagaaatattaaaaaacgcATCAGCTGATGATATCGATTTGGTCAACAAGTTTAAACGGCGAACCACAGTAAGCAGTCGAAAACAGCTAAATGTTGCAGAAAGCCCAAGCGTTCGAAACTCAACGAAAATACTTAGCCACACAATTGCAAAATCCCGCGCCGATGGGATACAAGAAGAAAAGTCAGCATCCGCTTTGGTAACGGAATCTGCAATTATGACAATATCCAGCGGAAATATAAAGCTGAGGCAGCCAAACATAAAAGTAAAGTCGAAACAGCACAGCACaagaaaaaacattaatttggAGAATGATAATTTTATTCCGTCCCTTCCAATAGAggtatattttaagaaagtcAATCAGCAATAA
- the ppk29 gene encoding sodium channel protein Nach isoform X1, whose protein sequence is MYSCIALLIKAKVRKMSLNAVRVLSGLVKFLFKKKRIYWIFVLFISGWSTVSIFILMKNRFETDSTSIGVTTAYSRWTNTFPSIGICLSKNRITDDFTNAVKKRFPGEKPSYTYIRTLYDYLFINPNNLYLKGEYCKNYNSTCGVDILAMRRELFAMVCTEFFEEIYFSEKLLPDCEQIFKFHELEVGYCFLANNLLDYKNINEMPLRYSSLDKYRNLRLILRSGLVYRYDLYINSPEDLPYFNAVSYTITGEPTVHSFNAEEIYNNEDVIYEPVSQRMCKFPSETTTPGMSYSFSICMSNTRSKIEMEICNCTLFSHFDRSSKNYCGVDQIACLDAGNLAGKVKDYVGFNMACLPSCMEQQITFVGSREKTYNISESSNFVEIEIASPPTARYYRTVTQTKLDLIVAIGSVIGLFFGASILNLLEIISFIFKQFKKMFC, encoded by the exons ATGTATTCATGTATTGCATTATTGATTAAAGCAAAAGTGAGGAAAATGTCGTTGAATGCAGTCAGGGTTCTTTCGGGACTcgttaaatttttgtttaaaaagaaaag AATATATTGGATATTTGTGCTCTTCATATCCGGATGGAGTACagtttcaatatttattctaATGAAGAATCGATTTGAAACGGATTCCACGAGCATTGGAGTGACAACTGCTTACAGCCGTTGGACCAATACTTTTCCCTCGATTGGAATATGTTTGTCTAAGAATCGAATAACCGACGATTTTACAAATGCTGTGAAGAAACGCTTTCCTGGCGAAAAACCCTCTTACACGTATATAAGAACCTTATATGATTATCTCTTTATAAACCCGAACAACTTGTACTTGAAGGGGGAATATTGTAAGAATTATAATTCCACCTGCGGAGTTGATATATTGGCTATGAGAAGAGAG TTATTCGCCATGGTATGCACAGAATTCTTTGAGGAAATTTACTTCTCTGAAAAACTGCTCCCAGACTGCGAACAGATATTCAAATTTCATGAGCTAGAAGTTGGTTATTGCTTTTTGGCTAACAATTTACTTGACTA TAAAAATATCAATGAAATGCCTTTGCGCTACTCTTCGTTGGACAAATATCGCAATCTGCGATTGATATTACGAAGTGGTCTGGTCTACCGTTATGAT TTGTATATTAATAGTCCCGAAGATTTGCCTTATTTTAATGCCGTATCCTATACTATAACCGGTGAGCCCACG GTGCATAGCTTCAATGCTGAGGAGATTTACAATAACGAAGACGTGATTTATGAGCCAGTTTCCCAAAGGATGTGTAAATTTCCAAGTGAAACCACAACACCGGGAATGTCGTACAG TTTTAGCATATGTATGTCCAACACTCGAAgcaaaattgaaatggaaatatGCAATTGCACATTATTCAGTCATTTTGATCGAA gttCAAAGAACTATTGCGGTGTTGATCAAATAGCATGTTTGGATGCAG GAAATCTCGCCGGAAAGGTAAAGGACTATGTTGGATTTAATATGGCTTGCTTGCCATCCTGCATGGAACAGCAAATAACCTTTGTGGG gTCTCGTGAAAAAACGTACAATATATCCGAAAGCTCTAATTTTGTTGAAATAGAAATAGCTTCGCCGCCAACGGCCAGGTATTACAGAACAGTAACTCAGACTAAACTCGATTTAATAG TGGCCATTGGAAGTGTTATAGGACTTTTCTTTGGTGCATCCATTTTGAACCttttagaaattatttcattcattttcaaGCAGTTCAAGAAAATGTTCTGTTAG
- the ppk29 gene encoding uncharacterized protein ppk29 isoform X2 — protein MYSCIALLIKAKVRKMSLNAVRVLSGLVKFLFKKKRIYWIFVLFISGWSTVSIFILMKNRFETDSTSIGVTTAYSRWTNTFPSIGICLSKNRITDDFTNAVKKRFPGEKPSYTYIRTLYDYLFINPNNLYLKGEYCKNYNSTCGVDILAMRRELFAMVCTEFFEEIYFSEKLLPDCEQIFKFHELEVGYCFLANNLLDYKNINEMPLRYSSLDKYRNLRLILRSGLVYRYDLYINSPEDLPYFNAVSYTITGEPTVHSFNAEEIYNNEDVIYEPVSQRMCKFPSETTTPGMSYSFSICMSNTRSKIEMEICNCTLFSHFDRSSKNYCGVDQIACLDAGSLS, from the exons ATGTATTCATGTATTGCATTATTGATTAAAGCAAAAGTGAGGAAAATGTCGTTGAATGCAGTCAGGGTTCTTTCGGGACTcgttaaatttttgtttaaaaagaaaag AATATATTGGATATTTGTGCTCTTCATATCCGGATGGAGTACagtttcaatatttattctaATGAAGAATCGATTTGAAACGGATTCCACGAGCATTGGAGTGACAACTGCTTACAGCCGTTGGACCAATACTTTTCCCTCGATTGGAATATGTTTGTCTAAGAATCGAATAACCGACGATTTTACAAATGCTGTGAAGAAACGCTTTCCTGGCGAAAAACCCTCTTACACGTATATAAGAACCTTATATGATTATCTCTTTATAAACCCGAACAACTTGTACTTGAAGGGGGAATATTGTAAGAATTATAATTCCACCTGCGGAGTTGATATATTGGCTATGAGAAGAGAG TTATTCGCCATGGTATGCACAGAATTCTTTGAGGAAATTTACTTCTCTGAAAAACTGCTCCCAGACTGCGAACAGATATTCAAATTTCATGAGCTAGAAGTTGGTTATTGCTTTTTGGCTAACAATTTACTTGACTA TAAAAATATCAATGAAATGCCTTTGCGCTACTCTTCGTTGGACAAATATCGCAATCTGCGATTGATATTACGAAGTGGTCTGGTCTACCGTTATGAT TTGTATATTAATAGTCCCGAAGATTTGCCTTATTTTAATGCCGTATCCTATACTATAACCGGTGAGCCCACG GTGCATAGCTTCAATGCTGAGGAGATTTACAATAACGAAGACGTGATTTATGAGCCAGTTTCCCAAAGGATGTGTAAATTTCCAAGTGAAACCACAACACCGGGAATGTCGTACAG TTTTAGCATATGTATGTCCAACACTCGAAgcaaaattgaaatggaaatatGCAATTGCACATTATTCAGTCATTTTGATCGAA gttCAAAGAACTATTGCGGTGTTGATCAAATAGCATGTTTGGATGCAGGTAGTCTTTCATAA
- the ppk29 gene encoding acid-sensing ion channel 4-B isoform X3, with amino-acid sequence MRRELFAMVCTEFFEEIYFSEKLLPDCEQIFKFHELEVGYCFLANNLLDYKNINEMPLRYSSLDKYRNLRLILRSGLVYRYDLYINSPEDLPYFNAVSYTITGEPTVHSFNAEEIYNNEDVIYEPVSQRMCKFPSETTTPGMSYSFSICMSNTRSKIEMEICNCTLFSHFDRSSKNYCGVDQIACLDAGNLAGKVKDYVGFNMACLPSCMEQQITFVGSREKTYNISESSNFVEIEIASPPTARYYRTVTQTKLDLIVAIGSVIGLFFGASILNLLEIISFIFKQFKKMFC; translated from the exons ATGAGAAGAGAG TTATTCGCCATGGTATGCACAGAATTCTTTGAGGAAATTTACTTCTCTGAAAAACTGCTCCCAGACTGCGAACAGATATTCAAATTTCATGAGCTAGAAGTTGGTTATTGCTTTTTGGCTAACAATTTACTTGACTA TAAAAATATCAATGAAATGCCTTTGCGCTACTCTTCGTTGGACAAATATCGCAATCTGCGATTGATATTACGAAGTGGTCTGGTCTACCGTTATGAT TTGTATATTAATAGTCCCGAAGATTTGCCTTATTTTAATGCCGTATCCTATACTATAACCGGTGAGCCCACG GTGCATAGCTTCAATGCTGAGGAGATTTACAATAACGAAGACGTGATTTATGAGCCAGTTTCCCAAAGGATGTGTAAATTTCCAAGTGAAACCACAACACCGGGAATGTCGTACAG TTTTAGCATATGTATGTCCAACACTCGAAgcaaaattgaaatggaaatatGCAATTGCACATTATTCAGTCATTTTGATCGAA gttCAAAGAACTATTGCGGTGTTGATCAAATAGCATGTTTGGATGCAG GAAATCTCGCCGGAAAGGTAAAGGACTATGTTGGATTTAATATGGCTTGCTTGCCATCCTGCATGGAACAGCAAATAACCTTTGTGGG gTCTCGTGAAAAAACGTACAATATATCCGAAAGCTCTAATTTTGTTGAAATAGAAATAGCTTCGCCGCCAACGGCCAGGTATTACAGAACAGTAACTCAGACTAAACTCGATTTAATAG TGGCCATTGGAAGTGTTATAGGACTTTTCTTTGGTGCATCCATTTTGAACCttttagaaattatttcattcattttcaaGCAGTTCAAGAAAATGTTCTGTTAG
- the sei gene encoding potassium voltage-gated channel unc-103 isoform X1, with protein sequence MSHKSCVELSEIRKLDKIVQQCELYMSNNNIDDTVKKPPLKEFKRNCLPKSNKFVERELFSLMCNLNKIEKKQVFVSDILINASMFDDKKESLSRFPKNVGDHNTLVYHKFMRNRPNNDDESLQLKTKAYIKEKPGDISAGECFFSPLLIKINNKRDGLKKAKVSKGESQFDQGNIAGEAKTGQAKKYSKATKKCVKCDKKKLYIKNYQSSVRRDCDLLCSYDPVRKNNNDIFLGHKTNSNNSFECMFKNIKYNQNGKTAENAMGADHYDDMLDKEALLGSKSEPKMQDPADMIMSLGGNILHDQKLQNNYYHKWTLLHYSPFKAVWDWVILILVMYTAIFTPYVAAFLLGEQDYQRRNNKYINSDPIVIIDLIVDVTFIVDILINFRTTFVNGQDEVVSHPGRIAVHYLSGWFLIDLVAAVPFDLLLVGSDTDETTTLIGLLKTARLLRLVRVARKIDRYSEYGAAVLILLMATFILIAHWLACIWYAIGNAEKSIASKNIGWLHSLAYDIQEPYFENKTGGPSIKSRYITALYFTFTSLTSVGFGNVAPNTDAEKAFTICVMLVGSLMYASIFGNVSAIIQRLYSGTARYHTQMLRVREFIRFHQIPNPLRQRLEEYFQHAWTYTNGIDMSSLLKGFPECLQADICLHLNRKLLTTCAAFSEASPGCLRAFSLKFKTTHAPPGDILVHRGDVLTSLFFIARGSIEIQRGGNMIVVLGKNDIFGENPCIYPTLGKANGAVRALTYCDIHKLHRDDLLDVLDAYPEFLESFVNNLVITYNMRDDEHCGVDLKHRYLRARTSDNNRSSADIPSIRIVGLRYKKHNVNTSMHKGKNDNSRDVNIFIENEIANYHLDLFENNN encoded by the exons ATGTCACACAAATCTTGTGTGGAACTAAGTGAAATCCGAAAATTGGATAAAATAGTGCAGCAATGTGAGCTGTACATGTCCAACAATAATATCGACGATACAGTAAAGAAGCCGCCTTTAAAGGAATTCAAACGGAATTGCCTTCCAAAATCCAATAAATTTGTCGAAAGGGAGCTCTTCTCTCTCATGTGCAACCtgaataaaattgaaaagaagCAAGTCTTCGTTTCAGATATCTTGATAAACGCCAGCATGTTTGACGACAAGAAGGAAAGTTTGTCGAGATTTCCAAAGAATGTGGGCGACCATAACACTCTGGTCTATCACAAGTTCATGCGAAATAGGCCCAATAATGATGACGAATCCCTTCAGCTGAAAACCAAAGCGTACATTAAGGAAAAACCAGGCGATATTAGTGCGGGAGAATGCTTCTTCTCACCCCTACTAATCAAGATCAACAATAAAAGGGATGGTTTGAAGAAGGCCAAAGTCAGCAAGGGAGAAAGTCAATTCGATCAGGGCAACATAGCCGGAGAGGCCAAGACAGGTCAAGCTAAAAAGTACTccaaagccacaaaaaaatgCGTCAAGTGTGATAAGAAAAAActgtatattaaaaactatCAGAGCTCGGTTCGCCGCGATTGCGATTTGCTTTGCTCCTACGATCCTGTACGGAAAAACAATAACGATATTTTTCTGGGCCACAAAACCAATAGCAACAACTCTTTCGAGTGCATGTTTAAGAACATCAAGTACAATCAAAATGGTAAAACGGCTGAGAACGCAATGGGTGCTGATCACTACGATGATATGTTGGATAAGGAGGCTCTGCTTGGATCAAAAAGCGAGCCCAAAATGCAGGATCCTGCCGATATG ATAATGTCTTTGGGAGGGAATATACTTCATGACCAGAAGTTACAAAACAACTACTACCACAAGTGGACACTTCTGCACTATTCGCCCTTCAAAGCTGTGTGGGATTGGGTGATCTTGATCCTTGTCATGTACACGGCAATATTCACACCGTACGTGGCGGCGTTTCTGCTGGGAGAACAGGATTACCAGAGGAGAAATAACAAGTACATAAACTCTGATCCCATTGTGATAATTGACTTGATAG TGGATGTCACGTTTATTGTTgatattttaatcaattttcgAACCACATTTGTGAATGGACAGGACGAAGTA GTATCTCATCCAGGTCGCATAGCAGTTCATTATTTAAGCGGTTGGTTTCTGATTGATCTCGTGGCAGCTGTTCCATTTGATTTGCTTTTAGTCGGAAGTGATACCGACGAG ACAACTACCTTAATCGGACTCTTAAAAACGGCCCGACTACTAAGGTTGGTTCGTGTAGCTCGAAAGATCGATCGTTATTCTGAATACGGAGCTGCAGTACTTATATTGTTAATGGCAACCTTTATATTAATTGCTCACTGGTTGGCCTGCATTTG GTATGCCATTGGGAATGCAGAGAAATCAATCGCCTCGAAAAACATCGGCTGGCTGCACTCACTGGCCTATGATATCCAAGAGCCCTATTTCGAGAACAAAACTGGTGGACCCTCAATAAAG TCGCGCTATATAACAGCCTTATATTTCACATTTACTTCTCTCACCTCTGTGGGTTTCGGAAATGTGGCTCCAAACACGGATGCTGAAAAGGCATTTACGATTTGTGTAATGCTCGTGGGAT CTCTTATGTATGCAAGCATTTTTGGAAATGTATCTGCGATAATACAAAGACTTTACTCGGGAACCGCAAGATATCATACACAAATGTTACGCGTTCGGGAGTTTATAAGATTTCACCAG ATTCCGAATCCTCTCAGACAAAGATTAGAGGAGTATTTCCAACACGCTTGGACCTACACGAATGGGATTGACATGAGCTCCTTGCTGAAGGGATTTCCGGAGTGCCTTCAGGCAGATATATGCCTGCACTTGAACCGAAAACTGCTGACAACTTGTGCTGCGTTTTCAGAAGCCAGTCCTGGGTGCCTAAG GGCTTTCTcgctaaaatttaaaaccacACATGCGCCTCCTGGAGATATCTTAGTGCACAGAGGAGATGTTCTTAcctctttgttttttatagcAAGAGGCTCAATTGAAATTCAGAGAGGCGGCAATATGATTGTCGTATTGG GCAAGAATGATATTTTCGGGGAAAATCCGTGTATATATCCAACGCTTGGCAAGGCCAATGGAGCCGTGAGAGCATTAACGTATTGCGATATCCACAAATTGCACAGAGACGATTTGCTAGACGTTCTGGATGCTTACCCCGAATTCCTCGAGAGCTTTGTCAATAATTTGGTCATTACATACAATATGAGAGAT GACGAACATTGCGGCGTTGATTTAAAACATCGCTACTTAAGAGCGAGGACGTCAGATAACAACAGGAGCTCTGCTGATATTCCTTCCATAAGAAT AGTTGGGCTGCGTTATAAAAAACACAATGTAAACACCTCGATGCATAAAGGTAAAAACGATAATTCTCGCGatgttaatattttcattgaaaaCGAAATCGCCAACTATCATTtggatttatttgaaaataataactaa
- the sei gene encoding voltage-gated inwardly rectifying potassium channel KCNH2 isoform X2, whose amino-acid sequence MSHKSCVELSEIRKLDKIVQQCELYMSNNNIDDTVKKPPLKEFKRNCLPKSNKFVERELFSLMCNLNKIEKKQVFVSDILINASMFDDKKESLSRFPKNVGDHNTLVYHKFMRNRPNNDDESLQLKTKAYIKEKPGDISAGECFFSPLLIKINNKRDGLKKAKVSKGESQFDQGNIAGEAKTGQAKKYSKATKKCVKCDKKKLYIKNYQSSVRRDCDLLCSYDPVRKNNNDIFLGHKTNSNNSFECMFKNIKYNQNGKTAENAMGADHYDDMLDKEALLGSKSEPKMQDPADMIMSLGGNILHDQKLQNNYYHKWTLLHYSPFKAVWDWVILILVMYTAIFTPYVAAFLLGEQDYQRRNNKYINSDPIVIIDLIVDVTFIVDILINFRTTFVNGQDEVVSHPGRIAVHYLSGWFLIDLVAAVPFDLLLVGSDTDETTTLIGLLKTARLLRLVRVARKIDRYSEYGAAVLILLMATFILIAHWLACIWYAIGNAEKSIASKNIGWLHSLAYDIQEPYFENKTGGPSIKSRYITALYFTFTSLTSVGFGNVAPNTDAEKAFTICVMLVGSLMYASIFGNVSAIIQRLYSGTARYHTQMLRVREFIRFHQIPNPLRQRLEEYFQHAWTYTNGIDMSSLLKGFPECLQADICLHLNRKLLTTCAAFSEASPGCLRAFSLKFKTTHAPPGDILVHRGDVLTSLFFIARGSIEIQRGGNMIVVLGKNDIFGENPCIYPTLGKANGAVRALTYCDIHKLHRDDLLDVLDAYPEFLESFVNNLVITYNMRDDEHCGVDLKHRYLRARTSDNNRSSADIPSIRM is encoded by the exons ATGTCACACAAATCTTGTGTGGAACTAAGTGAAATCCGAAAATTGGATAAAATAGTGCAGCAATGTGAGCTGTACATGTCCAACAATAATATCGACGATACAGTAAAGAAGCCGCCTTTAAAGGAATTCAAACGGAATTGCCTTCCAAAATCCAATAAATTTGTCGAAAGGGAGCTCTTCTCTCTCATGTGCAACCtgaataaaattgaaaagaagCAAGTCTTCGTTTCAGATATCTTGATAAACGCCAGCATGTTTGACGACAAGAAGGAAAGTTTGTCGAGATTTCCAAAGAATGTGGGCGACCATAACACTCTGGTCTATCACAAGTTCATGCGAAATAGGCCCAATAATGATGACGAATCCCTTCAGCTGAAAACCAAAGCGTACATTAAGGAAAAACCAGGCGATATTAGTGCGGGAGAATGCTTCTTCTCACCCCTACTAATCAAGATCAACAATAAAAGGGATGGTTTGAAGAAGGCCAAAGTCAGCAAGGGAGAAAGTCAATTCGATCAGGGCAACATAGCCGGAGAGGCCAAGACAGGTCAAGCTAAAAAGTACTccaaagccacaaaaaaatgCGTCAAGTGTGATAAGAAAAAActgtatattaaaaactatCAGAGCTCGGTTCGCCGCGATTGCGATTTGCTTTGCTCCTACGATCCTGTACGGAAAAACAATAACGATATTTTTCTGGGCCACAAAACCAATAGCAACAACTCTTTCGAGTGCATGTTTAAGAACATCAAGTACAATCAAAATGGTAAAACGGCTGAGAACGCAATGGGTGCTGATCACTACGATGATATGTTGGATAAGGAGGCTCTGCTTGGATCAAAAAGCGAGCCCAAAATGCAGGATCCTGCCGATATG ATAATGTCTTTGGGAGGGAATATACTTCATGACCAGAAGTTACAAAACAACTACTACCACAAGTGGACACTTCTGCACTATTCGCCCTTCAAAGCTGTGTGGGATTGGGTGATCTTGATCCTTGTCATGTACACGGCAATATTCACACCGTACGTGGCGGCGTTTCTGCTGGGAGAACAGGATTACCAGAGGAGAAATAACAAGTACATAAACTCTGATCCCATTGTGATAATTGACTTGATAG TGGATGTCACGTTTATTGTTgatattttaatcaattttcgAACCACATTTGTGAATGGACAGGACGAAGTA GTATCTCATCCAGGTCGCATAGCAGTTCATTATTTAAGCGGTTGGTTTCTGATTGATCTCGTGGCAGCTGTTCCATTTGATTTGCTTTTAGTCGGAAGTGATACCGACGAG ACAACTACCTTAATCGGACTCTTAAAAACGGCCCGACTACTAAGGTTGGTTCGTGTAGCTCGAAAGATCGATCGTTATTCTGAATACGGAGCTGCAGTACTTATATTGTTAATGGCAACCTTTATATTAATTGCTCACTGGTTGGCCTGCATTTG GTATGCCATTGGGAATGCAGAGAAATCAATCGCCTCGAAAAACATCGGCTGGCTGCACTCACTGGCCTATGATATCCAAGAGCCCTATTTCGAGAACAAAACTGGTGGACCCTCAATAAAG TCGCGCTATATAACAGCCTTATATTTCACATTTACTTCTCTCACCTCTGTGGGTTTCGGAAATGTGGCTCCAAACACGGATGCTGAAAAGGCATTTACGATTTGTGTAATGCTCGTGGGAT CTCTTATGTATGCAAGCATTTTTGGAAATGTATCTGCGATAATACAAAGACTTTACTCGGGAACCGCAAGATATCATACACAAATGTTACGCGTTCGGGAGTTTATAAGATTTCACCAG ATTCCGAATCCTCTCAGACAAAGATTAGAGGAGTATTTCCAACACGCTTGGACCTACACGAATGGGATTGACATGAGCTCCTTGCTGAAGGGATTTCCGGAGTGCCTTCAGGCAGATATATGCCTGCACTTGAACCGAAAACTGCTGACAACTTGTGCTGCGTTTTCAGAAGCCAGTCCTGGGTGCCTAAG GGCTTTCTcgctaaaatttaaaaccacACATGCGCCTCCTGGAGATATCTTAGTGCACAGAGGAGATGTTCTTAcctctttgttttttatagcAAGAGGCTCAATTGAAATTCAGAGAGGCGGCAATATGATTGTCGTATTGG GCAAGAATGATATTTTCGGGGAAAATCCGTGTATATATCCAACGCTTGGCAAGGCCAATGGAGCCGTGAGAGCATTAACGTATTGCGATATCCACAAATTGCACAGAGACGATTTGCTAGACGTTCTGGATGCTTACCCCGAATTCCTCGAGAGCTTTGTCAATAATTTGGTCATTACATACAATATGAGAGAT GACGAACATTGCGGCGTTGATTTAAAACATCGCTACTTAAGAGCGAGGACGTCAGATAACAACAGGAGCTCTGCTGATATTCCTTCCATAAGAAT GTAA